In a single window of the Streptomyces sp. NBC_00094 genome:
- a CDS encoding DEAD/DEAH box helicase, giving the protein MTFTYTAGSLVTARGREWVVLPESAPDLLVLRPLGGSDDDVAAVFPAFEEVKGAEFAAPAAGDLGDQRAAGLLRTALRIGFRSGAGPFRSLAGIAVEPRAYQLVPLLMALRHKTVRMLISDDVGIGKTVEAGLIASELLAQGEATGLAVLCSPALAEQWQQELRSKFGIDAELVLASTVSRLERDLDLGQSLFDRHPNVIVSTDFIKSPRHRDDFVRHCPDLVIVDEAHTCVAADDVSAGAQNQLRYELLRRVAEDETRHLVLVTATPHSGKESAFRNLLGLVKPELAQVNLESEAGRKLLAPHFVARKRADVRQYLTKEDGLGDDSLAERTAFPSDRYFKDETYKLSPAYRALLDDAIAYASDRVEAAGAQGKREARIAWWSAIALLRSLVSSPRAASQTLRTRSAAAVAASAEEADRLGSPLNSDASDSDSLEGMDVAPGAETDEAGARLQELADRAAELEGTEEDLKLKALIKHLKALLADGYHPIVFCRYIPTAEYVAEKLRDKGGVKATVEAVTGTLSPQQRIERIEKLAEQAGDDPAARRVLVATDCLSEGVNLQHYFDAVVHYDLAWNPTRHDQREGRVDRYGQRRDEVRVITLYGADNGIDGKVLEVLIKKHRQIKKDLGISVSVPDEMSTGVTDAIVEWLLMRGREDQDALFGADAFKVSTERLESDWNSAAEREKESRSRFAQRSIHPEEVAREVVAIREALGGAGEIRTFVRHSLQALNAVLRDSGEDFTAQVGGTPAGLRDALAPLVGMDTVDKDRPIPFRADPAVGRGEAALVRTDPVVGALAAHVLNTALDPEADGARPARRCGVITTDAVATRTTLLLVRYRFHLTLPSRSGEKQLIAEDTRLLAFQGSPKKAVWLGQQEAVELLDASATENTAPHFGERTMTNILDQLASVADHVAAFGDELAAELDASHRRVRAASGEIVRGLTVTAQKPADILGTYVYLPAAPAAVAAASAGVSA; this is encoded by the coding sequence ATGACATTCACGTACACGGCAGGATCCCTGGTGACGGCCCGCGGCCGCGAATGGGTGGTGCTCCCCGAGAGCGCGCCCGATCTGCTGGTGCTGCGTCCGCTGGGCGGCTCCGACGACGACGTCGCCGCGGTGTTCCCGGCGTTCGAGGAGGTCAAGGGGGCCGAGTTCGCGGCGCCCGCGGCCGGCGACCTCGGCGACCAGCGCGCGGCCGGGCTTCTTCGTACCGCCCTGCGGATCGGCTTCCGGTCCGGGGCGGGGCCGTTCCGCTCACTCGCCGGCATCGCGGTGGAGCCTCGCGCGTACCAGCTCGTGCCGCTCCTCATGGCGCTTCGGCACAAGACGGTCCGGATGCTGATCTCGGACGACGTCGGCATCGGCAAGACCGTCGAGGCGGGCCTGATCGCGAGCGAACTCCTCGCCCAGGGCGAGGCCACGGGCCTGGCCGTGCTCTGCTCGCCCGCGCTCGCCGAGCAGTGGCAGCAGGAGCTGCGCTCCAAGTTCGGCATCGACGCGGAGCTCGTCCTGGCCTCCACTGTCTCCCGCCTCGAACGCGATCTGGACCTGGGCCAGTCCCTCTTCGACCGGCACCCGAACGTGATCGTGTCGACCGATTTCATCAAGTCCCCGCGTCACCGGGACGACTTCGTCCGCCACTGCCCCGACCTGGTGATCGTGGACGAGGCCCACACCTGTGTGGCCGCCGACGACGTGTCGGCCGGGGCGCAGAACCAGCTCCGTTACGAGCTGCTGCGTCGGGTCGCGGAGGACGAGACCCGTCACCTGGTCCTGGTGACGGCGACGCCGCACAGCGGCAAGGAGTCCGCGTTCCGGAACCTCCTCGGCCTGGTCAAGCCGGAACTCGCCCAGGTGAACCTGGAGTCGGAGGCGGGACGCAAGCTCCTCGCCCCGCACTTCGTGGCGCGCAAGCGGGCCGACGTGCGCCAGTACCTCACCAAGGAGGACGGGCTCGGCGACGACAGCCTGGCCGAGCGGACCGCGTTCCCCTCGGACCGGTACTTCAAGGACGAGACGTACAAGCTGTCCCCCGCCTACCGAGCCCTGCTCGACGACGCCATCGCCTACGCGAGCGACCGGGTCGAAGCGGCGGGCGCCCAGGGCAAGCGGGAGGCCCGGATCGCCTGGTGGTCGGCGATCGCCCTGCTCCGTTCCCTCGTGTCCTCGCCGCGGGCGGCGTCCCAGACCCTGCGCACGCGCTCGGCCGCGGCGGTGGCCGCGTCCGCCGAGGAGGCCGACCGGCTCGGTTCCCCCCTCAACAGTGACGCCTCCGACAGCGACAGCCTGGAGGGCATGGACGTGGCCCCCGGCGCGGAGACCGACGAGGCCGGCGCCCGCCTGCAGGAGCTCGCCGACCGGGCGGCCGAGCTGGAGGGAACGGAAGAGGACCTCAAGCTCAAGGCGCTGATCAAGCACCTCAAGGCGCTGCTCGCCGACGGCTACCACCCGATCGTCTTCTGCCGCTACATCCCCACGGCCGAGTACGTGGCCGAGAAGCTCAGGGACAAGGGCGGCGTCAAGGCGACCGTCGAGGCCGTCACCGGCACGCTCTCGCCCCAGCAGCGCATCGAGCGGATCGAGAAGCTGGCCGAGCAGGCGGGCGACGACCCCGCCGCCCGCCGTGTCCTGGTCGCCACCGACTGTCTCTCCGAGGGCGTCAACCTCCAGCACTACTTCGACGCCGTCGTCCACTACGACCTCGCCTGGAATCCGACCCGCCACGACCAGCGCGAGGGCCGCGTCGACCGCTACGGCCAGCGTCGGGACGAGGTCCGCGTCATCACCCTCTACGGCGCGGACAACGGGATCGACGGCAAGGTCCTGGAGGTGCTGATCAAGAAGCACCGGCAGATCAAGAAGGACCTGGGCATCTCGGTGTCCGTTCCGGACGAGATGTCCACGGGCGTGACGGACGCGATCGTCGAGTGGCTTCTCATGCGCGGCCGGGAGGACCAGGACGCGCTGTTCGGCGCGGACGCGTTCAAGGTGAGCACGGAGCGGCTGGAGAGCGACTGGAACTCGGCCGCCGAGCGGGAGAAGGAGTCCCGCTCGCGGTTCGCCCAGCGCTCCATCCACCCCGAGGAGGTGGCCCGGGAGGTCGTCGCGATCCGCGAGGCCCTGGGCGGCGCCGGCGAGATCCGCACCTTCGTACGCCACTCCCTCCAGGCCCTCAACGCGGTCCTGCGCGACAGCGGCGAGGACTTCACCGCGCAGGTCGGCGGCACACCCGCCGGGCTGCGGGACGCACTCGCGCCGCTCGTCGGCATGGACACGGTCGACAAGGACCGGCCCATCCCCTTCCGCGCCGACCCGGCCGTGGGACGCGGTGAGGCGGCTCTGGTCCGCACCGACCCGGTGGTCGGCGCACTCGCCGCGCACGTCCTGAACACCGCCCTCGACCCGGAGGCGGACGGCGCCCGCCCGGCCCGCCGCTGCGGCGTCATCACCACGGACGCAGTGGCCACCCGGACGACGCTTCTCCTCGTCCGCTACCGCTTCCACCTCACGCTGCCCTCCCGCAGCGGCGAGAAGCAGCTCATCGCCGAGGACACCCGCCTCCTCGCCTTCCAGGGCTCTCCCAAGAAGGCGGTCTGGCTGGGACAACAGGAGGCCGTGGAGCTCCTCGACGCCTCGGCGACGGAGAACACCGCCCCCCACTTCGGCGAACGCACCATGACCAACATCCTCGACCAGCTTGCGAGCGTGGCCGACCATGTGGCGGCGTTCGGCGACGAGCTGGCCGCCGAACTCGACGCCTCGCACCGCCGGGTCCGCGCCGCGTCGGGCGAGATCGTCCGAGGCCTGACGGTCACGGCCCAGAAGCCCGCCGACATCCTCGGCACATACGTCTACCTGCCCGCTGCTCCCGCCGCCGTCGCGGCCGCTTCCGCCGGAGTGTCCGCCTGA
- a CDS encoding protein kinase, with product MSERLIGGRFRVTGAIGAGNMGEVHRAEDLHRTEGDPARTVAVKTVLRRRSGALVDTGPESKAVQRFAREVRIMRRLDHPNLTRLIDGGVDETDGGRPYLVMEYLDGETLRDLIEEERQLPVSWAVAIGAQIASGLAAAHMAGVVHRDLKPANTMLVTGGTVKVLDFGMGRIADDPEETRLTSTGVSVGTARYMAPEQFEARQVTQAADLYALGCVLYEMLAGVPPFTSGSAYELGRKHVEEVPPSVRIARPVTPSGLVRLVDRLLAKDPAERPADAVAVRDALLPLLDEACAADGTDPADETAALPHWGALDPVRTFRPATAAVVTTAAASVVEERPRAIAAAGAGMDVFGVHHKLIEDYRSFTEGGTVIRDDRIAAFVEDDLNAKSQWPDPWLSLNPFFASGGTVVELAGQGVLHRECAQIFQSRKTPGGTVCDGRPLTLHQHQREAIDAAASGDSYVLTTGTGSGKSLSYIVPIVDRVLREREAGGPRAAKRVRAIVVYPMNALANSQLKELEKYLRDGYGSDHEPVTFARYTGQEDDARRKEIRDNPPDILLTNYVMLELMLTRPADRASLISMARGLDFLVFDELHTYRGRQGADVALLIRRVREACQAQRLQCVGTSATMSTEGTVDDQRKVVADTATTLFGTPVHPRNVIVETLVRATDEAPDTVAAERLRAPAAPRAYADLVRDPLARWIETRFGLAVDAGRLVRQQPAKIEEAAQELAEASGVDAKECVAAIRATLEAGSEARHPVTERPLFAFRLHQFLSKGDTVYVTLEDKLTRHLTRSYQLEQPNSGGKLLMPLAFCRECGQEYLTVWRTEKDGEVRYEARRDTSATGGRQGDGYLYVDHDRPWPTGVQYAVDDRRLPESWLELDDRGQEVVKRSYRDRMPHAVTVDPRGNEGQGELRAAFIPSPFLFCLHCGVAYEQTRGKDFAKLATLDQEGRSSATSLISASVVRSLKSVPEEFLDKEARKLLTFVDNRQDASLQAGHFNDFVQITQLRGALYRAALDAGEDGIHHEDLASLVGSALGLDPVDYTGETDLAPSLARNAAKTLRDVIAFRLYLDLERGWRITMPNLEQTGLLEIDYEDLDWVAAKEDRWAGTHEVLREADPALRAEIMKALLNEMRRSLAIDVSYFREDFDALQRASEERLIDPWVLSASDRPKVGTAYPHPSRRGLDRSALFLSARGKFGKYLGRADTSFRRLETDDLQLVIENLLKVLTAAGLVKEVADAPERAGRYRRTTAPVPTGYRVAAQSLIWRAGKGETGTHDPLTRTYQSGDGPRVNTFFRDLYKDAAGALSGLFAREHTAQVSPQEREEREEAFRKAELKLLYCSPTMELGVDISSLNAVMMRNVPPTPANYAQRSGRAGRSGQPALVTTYCATGNSHDQYYFRRSERMVAGTVAPPRLDLANEDLVLSHLQGIWIAEAGLKLGRAIPEVLDVSYPDTGERPSPALGLHPEILAASLDRTAQDRTVDSAQRVLGPLLRDFSETTWWYDEWIQDRVRTVAGRFDEAFDRWRKLFRAALDDQYIQNRRRLDYSLTEGDRIRANARRREAETQLNLLMNESADSKSVLSDFNPYRYLASEGFLPGYSFPRLPLAAYIPTVGRRRGDGDYLQRPRFLAIREFGPGALIYHEGARYQVTRIQLPPDSSGDLATSEARRCAHCGYHHDPELRADRCEMCEEPLGSATYGLLQLHTVYTTRRERISSDEEERRRAGFRLETSFRFHDRGARKGRLNAAVADASGAPIAELTYGDSATVRITNTGRVRAKNDEPAGYWLDLADGRWMNDRDAADASGDSSELPVIDADGNERRRKKRVIPYVEDRRNILVVTLDEALPEPIALSLMYALERGIEAAFELEDAELNSELLPPDDGPRRRILFTEAAEGGAGVLRRLQAEKDALAKAARHALAICHFDEDGTDLGGPHPDRPCALGCYECLLTYGNQLNHSLINRHTVREALVRLTSAKATKDARGESRSEQFRRLLDRTPEEPTAVETAVAEAIAQENLVTWLSARGLRLPDEKETLITEANVLADYVYRLPGVNLAVFVDGPDTETTALRDEDAQERLLDACWDFVRFPHDADWDEIVAPHARYFGTPSAN from the coding sequence GTGAGCGAGCGGCTGATCGGGGGACGCTTCCGTGTGACGGGAGCCATCGGGGCGGGGAACATGGGGGAGGTCCACCGCGCCGAGGACCTGCACCGAACCGAAGGTGACCCCGCGCGCACCGTCGCAGTGAAGACCGTGCTCCGCCGCCGCTCCGGTGCCCTGGTCGACACCGGCCCCGAGAGCAAGGCCGTCCAGCGGTTCGCCCGCGAGGTCCGGATCATGCGTCGCCTGGACCACCCCAACCTCACGCGGCTCATCGACGGCGGTGTCGACGAGACCGACGGCGGTCGCCCCTACCTCGTCATGGAGTACCTGGACGGCGAGACCCTCCGCGACCTCATCGAGGAGGAGCGGCAGCTTCCCGTCTCCTGGGCCGTCGCGATCGGCGCGCAGATCGCCTCCGGACTCGCCGCGGCACACATGGCGGGCGTCGTCCACCGCGACCTGAAGCCCGCGAACACCATGCTGGTCACGGGCGGCACGGTGAAGGTCCTCGACTTCGGCATGGGCCGGATCGCCGACGACCCGGAGGAGACGCGTCTCACCAGCACCGGCGTCAGCGTCGGCACCGCCCGCTACATGGCTCCTGAGCAGTTCGAAGCCCGCCAGGTGACACAGGCCGCCGACCTGTACGCGCTCGGCTGTGTGCTGTACGAGATGCTGGCCGGCGTCCCGCCGTTCACCAGCGGCTCCGCGTACGAGCTGGGGCGCAAGCACGTGGAAGAGGTGCCCCCGTCCGTCCGGATCGCGCGGCCCGTCACGCCCTCCGGGCTCGTCCGCCTGGTGGACCGGCTCCTTGCGAAGGACCCCGCCGAGCGGCCCGCCGACGCGGTCGCCGTACGCGACGCCCTGCTGCCCCTGCTCGACGAGGCCTGCGCCGCGGACGGTACGGACCCCGCTGACGAGACGGCGGCGCTCCCCCACTGGGGTGCGCTCGACCCCGTCCGCACGTTCCGCCCAGCGACCGCTGCCGTGGTGACCACGGCAGCAGCGTCGGTGGTGGAGGAACGCCCGCGTGCCATCGCCGCCGCGGGGGCCGGCATGGACGTCTTCGGTGTGCATCACAAGCTCATCGAGGACTACCGCTCCTTCACCGAGGGCGGCACCGTCATCCGGGACGACCGAATCGCGGCGTTCGTCGAGGACGACCTCAACGCCAAGTCGCAGTGGCCGGATCCCTGGCTGTCCCTCAACCCGTTCTTCGCGAGCGGCGGCACGGTCGTCGAGCTGGCGGGCCAGGGTGTGCTGCACCGTGAGTGCGCCCAGATCTTCCAGTCCCGCAAGACCCCCGGCGGCACCGTGTGCGACGGGCGCCCGCTGACCCTGCACCAGCACCAGCGCGAGGCGATCGACGCCGCTGCCTCCGGCGACTCGTACGTCCTGACCACCGGCACCGGTTCTGGCAAGTCTCTCTCCTACATCGTCCCGATCGTCGACCGGGTGCTGCGGGAGCGGGAGGCCGGAGGGCCCCGGGCGGCCAAGCGCGTACGGGCGATCGTCGTGTACCCGATGAACGCGCTCGCCAACAGTCAGCTGAAGGAACTGGAGAAGTACCTCCGGGACGGCTACGGCAGCGACCACGAGCCGGTCACCTTCGCCCGCTACACCGGGCAGGAGGACGACGCGCGCCGCAAGGAGATCCGCGACAACCCGCCGGACATCCTGCTCACCAACTACGTGATGCTCGAGCTAATGCTGACCCGGCCGGCCGACCGCGCCAGCCTCATCAGCATGGCCCGCGGACTGGACTTCCTCGTCTTCGACGAGCTGCACACCTACCGCGGACGGCAGGGCGCCGACGTCGCCCTGCTGATCCGCCGGGTCCGCGAGGCCTGCCAGGCCCAGCGTCTCCAGTGCGTCGGCACCTCCGCCACCATGTCCACCGAGGGCACCGTCGACGACCAGCGCAAGGTCGTCGCCGACACCGCCACCACTCTCTTCGGTACGCCGGTCCACCCTCGGAATGTCATCGTCGAGACGCTGGTCCGGGCCACCGACGAGGCGCCGGACACCGTCGCGGCGGAGCGACTGCGCGCACCGGCGGCCCCCCGTGCTTATGCGGATCTGGTACGGGACCCGCTGGCCCGCTGGATCGAGACCCGTTTCGGCCTGGCCGTGGACGCGGGCCGGCTGGTACGCCAACAGCCCGCGAAGATCGAGGAAGCGGCCCAGGAGCTCGCGGAGGCTTCCGGGGTCGACGCCAAGGAGTGCGTGGCGGCGATCCGCGCCACCCTGGAGGCCGGGTCCGAGGCCCGGCATCCGGTGACCGAGCGGCCGCTGTTCGCCTTCCGGCTCCACCAGTTCCTCTCCAAGGGCGACACCGTGTACGTCACCCTGGAGGACAAGCTCACCCGCCACCTCACCCGCTCCTACCAGCTCGAACAGCCGAACAGCGGCGGCAAGTTGCTGATGCCGTTGGCGTTCTGCCGCGAGTGCGGCCAGGAGTACCTGACGGTCTGGCGCACCGAGAAGGACGGGGAGGTCCGCTACGAGGCACGGCGGGACACCTCCGCGACCGGCGGCCGGCAGGGTGACGGCTACCTGTACGTCGACCACGACCGCCCCTGGCCCACCGGCGTCCAGTACGCGGTGGACGACCGCCGTCTGCCGGAATCCTGGCTGGAGCTGGACGACCGGGGGCAGGAGGTCGTCAAGAGGTCGTACCGCGACCGGATGCCGCATGCCGTCACCGTGGACCCGCGGGGGAACGAGGGTCAGGGTGAGCTGCGGGCCGCGTTCATCCCGTCGCCCTTCCTGTTCTGTCTGCACTGCGGAGTGGCGTACGAGCAAACCCGCGGCAAGGACTTCGCGAAGCTGGCGACGCTGGACCAGGAGGGCCGTTCCTCGGCGACGTCGCTGATCTCCGCCTCGGTGGTCCGGTCGCTGAAGTCGGTTCCCGAGGAGTTCCTCGACAAGGAGGCGCGCAAGCTCCTCACCTTCGTCGACAATCGGCAGGACGCCTCGCTCCAGGCCGGTCACTTCAACGACTTCGTCCAGATCACGCAGTTGCGCGGGGCGTTGTACCGGGCGGCGCTCGACGCGGGCGAGGACGGCATCCACCACGAGGACCTCGCGTCCCTCGTGGGCAGCGCGCTCGGTCTCGACCCGGTCGACTACACGGGCGAGACCGATCTGGCACCGTCCCTCGCCCGCAATGCCGCCAAGACCCTTCGTGACGTGATCGCGTTCCGGCTCTATCTGGATCTGGAGCGTGGCTGGCGCATCACCATGCCCAACCTGGAGCAGACCGGCCTCCTGGAGATCGACTACGAGGACCTGGACTGGGTGGCCGCCAAGGAAGACCGGTGGGCCGGCACGCATGAGGTGCTACGCGAAGCCGATCCCGCGCTGCGCGCCGAGATCATGAAGGCGCTCCTCAACGAGATGCGCCGCTCTCTCGCCATCGACGTGTCCTACTTCCGGGAGGACTTCGACGCCCTGCAGCGGGCAAGCGAAGAGCGTCTCATCGACCCGTGGGTACTGTCCGCCTCGGACCGCCCGAAGGTCGGCACCGCCTATCCCCACCCCTCCCGCCGCGGCCTGGACCGCTCGGCGCTCTTCCTGTCCGCACGCGGCAAGTTCGGCAAGTACCTCGGCCGGGCGGACACCTCGTTCAGGAGGCTCGAAACCGACGACCTCCAGCTGGTCATCGAGAACCTCCTCAAGGTCCTCACCGCGGCGGGCCTCGTCAAGGAGGTCGCGGACGCCCCCGAGCGAGCGGGCCGCTACCGCCGCACCACCGCGCCCGTCCCGACCGGCTACCGGGTGGCGGCGCAGTCCCTGATCTGGCGTGCCGGCAAGGGTGAGACGGGTACGCACGACCCGTTGACGCGGACGTACCAGAGCGGGGACGGTCCGCGCGTCAACACCTTCTTCCGCGATCTGTACAAGGACGCGGCCGGTGCGCTGTCCGGCCTGTTCGCGCGCGAGCACACGGCACAGGTGTCGCCGCAGGAGCGGGAGGAGCGCGAGGAGGCGTTCCGCAAGGCGGAGCTGAAGCTGTTGTACTGCTCACCGACGATGGAGCTGGGCGTCGACATCTCGTCACTGAACGCGGTGATGATGCGCAACGTGCCGCCCACTCCGGCGAACTACGCCCAGCGCTCCGGCCGTGCGGGCCGCAGTGGGCAGCCCGCTCTCGTCACCACGTACTGCGCGACCGGCAACAGCCACGACCAGTACTACTTCCGTCGTTCGGAGCGGATGGTGGCGGGCACGGTCGCACCGCCCCGCCTGGATCTCGCCAACGAGGACCTGGTCCTGTCGCACCTCCAGGGGATCTGGATCGCGGAGGCCGGCCTGAAGCTGGGCCGTGCCATCCCGGAGGTGCTCGACGTGTCCTATCCGGACACCGGCGAGCGCCCTTCGCCCGCCCTGGGGCTCCATCCCGAGATCCTCGCCGCCTCTCTCGACCGGACGGCCCAGGATCGTACGGTCGATTCCGCGCAGCGCGTCCTCGGCCCGCTGCTGCGGGACTTCTCGGAGACGACCTGGTGGTACGACGAGTGGATCCAGGACCGGGTACGGACGGTTGCGGGGCGCTTCGACGAGGCGTTCGACCGCTGGCGCAAGCTCTTCAGGGCCGCGCTCGACGACCAGTACATCCAGAACAGGCGCCGCCTCGACTACAGCCTTACGGAGGGCGACCGGATCCGGGCCAACGCCCGGCGCCGTGAGGCCGAGACCCAGCTCAATCTGCTGATGAACGAGAGCGCCGACAGCAAGTCGGTCCTCTCGGACTTCAACCCGTACCGCTATCTGGCGTCCGAGGGCTTCCTGCCCGGTTACAGCTTCCCGCGTCTTCCCCTTGCCGCGTACATCCCGACCGTCGGCCGCCGGCGCGGCGACGGCGACTACCTCCAGCGGCCCCGCTTCCTCGCCATCCGCGAGTTCGGGCCGGGGGCCCTGATCTACCACGAGGGCGCCCGCTACCAGGTGACGCGGATCCAGCTCCCGCCGGACTCCTCCGGCGACCTGGCCACCAGCGAGGCCCGCCGGTGCGCACACTGCGGCTACCACCACGATCCGGAACTCCGGGCCGACCGCTGCGAGATGTGCGAGGAGCCGCTCGGCTCGGCGACGTACGGCCTGCTCCAGCTGCACACCGTGTACACGACCCGCCGGGAGCGGATCTCCTCCGACGAGGAGGAGCGGCGCCGCGCCGGCTTCAGGCTGGAGACCTCGTTCCGCTTCCACGACCGCGGTGCCCGCAAGGGCCGGCTCAACGCGGCCGTCGCCGACGCCTCGGGCGCTCCGATCGCCGAACTCACCTACGGGGATTCGGCGACGGTACGGATCACCAACACCGGCCGGGTCCGCGCCAAGAACGACGAGCCGGCGGGCTACTGGCTGGACCTGGCCGACGGCCGGTGGATGAACGACCGTGACGCGGCGGACGCATCCGGCGACTCCAGCGAGCTGCCGGTGATCGACGCGGACGGCAACGAGCGGCGCCGCAAGAAGCGCGTCATCCCGTACGTCGAGGACCGCCGCAACATCCTCGTCGTGACGCTCGACGAAGCCCTGCCCGAGCCGATCGCGCTCTCCCTCATGTACGCGCTGGAGCGGGGCATCGAGGCGGCGTTCGAACTGGAGGACGCGGAGCTCAACAGCGAGCTGCTGCCTCCGGACGACGGTCCGCGGCGCCGCATCCTGTTCACGGAGGCCGCCGAGGGCGGCGCCGGGGTGCTGCGCCGGCTCCAGGCCGAGAAGGATGCTCTGGCGAAGGCGGCCCGGCACGCGCTGGCCATCTGCCACTTCGACGAGGACGGTACGGACCTGGGCGGACCGCACCCGGACCGGCCGTGCGCTCTCGGCTGCTACGAATGCCTGCTGACATACGGCAACCAGCTCAACCATTCCCTGATCAACCGGCACACGGTACGGGAGGCGCTGGTCCGCCTGACTTCGGCGAAGGCCACGAAGGACGCGCGGGGCGAGTCACGCTCCGAGCAGTTCCGGCGACTGCTCGACCGGACACCGGAGGAGCCGACGGCGGTGGAGACCGCGGTGGCCGAGGCCATCGCCCAGGAGAACCTGGTGACCTGGCTGAGCGCGCGCGGACTCCGTCTCCCGGACGAGAAGGAGACCCTGATCACGGAGGCCAACGTCCTCGCCGACTACGTGTACCGGCTTCCGGGGGTGAACCTCGCCGTCTTCGTCGACGGCCCCGACACGGAGACGACCGCTCTGCGCGACGAGGACGCGCAGGAGCGGCTCCTGGATGCCTGCTGGGACTTCGTCCGCTTCCCGCACGACGCGGACTGGGACGAGATCGTGGCCCCGCACGCCCGCTACTTCGGCACCCCGTCCGCCAACTGA